One segment of Pandoraea pnomenusa DNA contains the following:
- a CDS encoding assimilatory sulfite reductase (NADPH) flavoprotein subunit encodes MQETPLSSQQAQLLSQLVDGLSTEQLAWVRGFLAGINHSVRQAGAPAATPANTGATAPALTILYGSQTGHAQEVAEQAKARAVAAGFKVDLFAMGDYKASRLKNDKLLLVAVSTQGEGEPPDDARDFYEFLHGEKAPRLAGTRFAVLGLGDSSYEKFCQAGKDFDARLAALGAERLVPRVDSDVDYDAPAERWIEDAVEALSRVAAPAGTAGATVTTGGNASAASLIDTFTFAALGGSATSSTGAAASQYSRKHPFDAGVIENITLSGRGSSKEVHHIELSLEGSGLTYEPGDALGVVVKNDAALVDELIDTLALDPQATTTTQDSTLSLRDAFLGAYDITTLSRAFLEKYAALAESSELKTLLAAGNETALREYLHGRDVLDVVRQFPARKVKAAEFVGTLRTLQPRLYSIASSLAANPEAVHITVGAVRFESHGRARRGVASTYLADVAREGESVPVYIEANRNFKLPADSNAPVIMIGPGTGIAPFRAFVEERQALDAPGRNWLFFGDRNFRTDFLYQREWQRYVKDGALTRIDLAFSRDTEDKVYVQHRMREQGKALYAWLQEGAHLYVCGDADQMARDVNTALVDIVAEHGGLAPDAAAEYVKTLQREKRYQRDVY; translated from the coding sequence ATGCAAGAGACGCCCCTTTCCTCCCAGCAGGCCCAGTTGCTCAGCCAACTGGTCGACGGACTCTCCACCGAGCAACTCGCCTGGGTGCGGGGCTTTCTGGCGGGCATCAATCACTCGGTGCGCCAGGCCGGCGCGCCTGCTGCCACGCCGGCCAATACCGGCGCCACCGCACCAGCGCTGACCATCCTTTACGGTTCCCAGACCGGCCACGCGCAGGAAGTGGCGGAGCAAGCCAAGGCGCGCGCCGTTGCCGCCGGCTTCAAGGTCGATCTGTTCGCGATGGGCGACTACAAGGCCTCGCGCCTGAAGAACGACAAGCTGTTGCTCGTGGCGGTCTCCACGCAGGGCGAGGGCGAACCGCCCGACGACGCGCGCGATTTCTACGAATTCCTCCACGGCGAGAAGGCCCCCAGGCTCGCGGGTACGCGCTTCGCCGTGCTCGGCCTGGGCGATTCGAGCTACGAGAAGTTCTGCCAGGCCGGCAAGGACTTCGACGCCCGACTCGCGGCACTCGGCGCGGAGCGTCTCGTGCCGCGCGTCGACAGCGACGTCGACTATGACGCTCCGGCCGAGCGCTGGATCGAAGACGCGGTGGAGGCGCTCTCGCGCGTGGCCGCGCCCGCCGGTACCGCAGGGGCGACGGTAACGACGGGCGGCAATGCGAGCGCCGCATCGCTCATCGACACCTTCACGTTCGCCGCCCTGGGTGGGAGCGCTACGTCCTCCACCGGCGCGGCGGCCAGTCAGTACAGTCGCAAGCACCCGTTCGACGCCGGCGTCATCGAGAACATCACACTCTCGGGTCGCGGCTCGTCCAAGGAAGTGCACCACATCGAACTGTCGCTCGAAGGCTCGGGCCTGACCTATGAGCCGGGCGACGCGCTTGGTGTGGTGGTCAAGAACGACGCGGCGCTGGTCGACGAACTCATCGACACGCTCGCGCTCGATCCGCAGGCCACGACCACCACGCAGGACAGCACGCTGTCGCTGCGCGACGCGTTCCTGGGCGCGTACGACATCACCACGCTCTCGCGCGCCTTCCTCGAGAAGTATGCCGCGCTGGCTGAATCGAGCGAATTGAAGACCTTGCTCGCGGCGGGCAACGAAACGGCGTTGCGGGAGTATCTCCACGGCCGCGACGTGCTCGACGTCGTGCGTCAGTTCCCGGCGCGCAAGGTCAAGGCCGCCGAATTCGTCGGCACGCTGCGCACGCTCCAGCCGCGTCTGTATTCGATTGCGTCGAGTCTTGCCGCCAACCCGGAAGCGGTCCACATTACCGTGGGCGCCGTGCGCTTCGAGAGTCATGGCCGTGCGCGTCGCGGCGTGGCGTCGACCTATCTGGCCGACGTCGCGCGCGAAGGCGAGTCGGTGCCGGTGTATATCGAGGCAAACCGCAACTTCAAGCTGCCTGCGGACAGCAACGCACCGGTGATCATGATCGGCCCGGGCACCGGCATTGCGCCATTTCGCGCCTTCGTCGAGGAACGGCAGGCACTCGATGCGCCGGGCAGGAACTGGCTCTTCTTCGGCGACCGCAACTTCCGTACCGACTTCCTGTATCAGCGCGAATGGCAGCGCTATGTGAAGGACGGCGCGCTCACCCGCATCGACCTGGCGTTCTCGCGCGACACCGAAGACAAGGTCTACGTCCAGCATCGCATGCGCGAACAAGGCAAGGCGCTGTATGCGTGGCTTCAGGAAGGCGCACACCTGTACGTGTGCGGCGACGCCGATCAAATGGCCCGCGACGTGAACACCGCGCTCGTGGACATCGTCGCGGAGCACGGCGGCCTCGCACCCGACGCCGCGGCCGAGTATGTGAAGACATTGCAGCGCGAGAAGCGCTACCAGCGCGACGTGTACTGA
- a CDS encoding 2-oxoglutarate dehydrogenase E1 component, which translates to MSLMEQFQANSYLFGGNAPYVEELYESYLDNPASVPDNWRQYFDALQNVPAVDGSNANDVAHAPIVESFAQRAKANAFVSHAGASDLAVARKQVHVQSLVAAYRFLGARWANLDPLKRQERPAIPELEPAFYDLTEADMDSVYSAENTYFGFEQASLRDLLKALRDTYCGSIGAEYMYISDPVQKRWWQERLEKVRATPNFSADKKKHILERLTAAEGLERYLHTKFVGQKRFSLEGGESFIVAMDELVHHAGAKGVQEIVIGMAHRGRLNVLVNTLGKMPSDLFAEFEGKHVDDLPAGDVKYHKGFSSDVSTGGGPVHLSLAFNPSHLEIVNPVVEGSAKARMDRRGEADAASVLPVQVHGDAAFAGQGVVMETLNLAQTRGYGTHGTVHIVINNQIGFTTSDPRDARSTTYCSDVVKMIEAPVLHVNGDDPEAVVLAMQLALEFRQEFKKDAVVDIVCFRKLGHNEQDTPAVTQPLMYKKIAQHPGTRALYAEKLVTQGVISADEGDGFVKAYRKAMDDGHHTIDPVLSNYKSKYAVDWVPFLNKKWTDAGDTAVPLNELKRLAERITTIPANFKVHPLVEKVIKDREKMGKGEQPLDWGMGEHLAFASLVSSGFAVRLTGQDSGRGTFTHRHAVLHDQNRERWNDGTYVPLQHVADGQANFTVIDSVLSEEAVLGFEYGYSTAEPNTMVLWEGQFGDFANGAQVVIDQFISSGEVKWGRVSGLTMLLPHGYEGQGPEHSSARIERYLQLCADTNMQVVQPTTPAQIFHLLRRQMIRQLRKPLIVFTPKSLLRHKEAVSDLSELAKGGFQTVIGETDASIDAKKVKRVVACSGRLYYDLIARRREEKSSDVAIVRVEQLYPFPHKAFENELKKYENLAEVVWAQDEPQNQGPWFYIEHHLIDAMSAGQKLAYAGRAASASPAVGYYAKHYEQLKSLLDTAFGRLKGATVKQ; encoded by the coding sequence ATGAGTTTGATGGAACAATTCCAAGCGAACTCGTATCTCTTCGGCGGCAATGCCCCCTATGTCGAAGAACTGTACGAGTCGTATCTTGATAATCCGGCGTCCGTGCCGGACAACTGGCGCCAGTATTTCGACGCGCTGCAAAACGTTCCCGCTGTTGATGGTTCCAACGCCAACGACGTGGCTCACGCCCCGATCGTGGAGTCGTTCGCCCAGCGCGCCAAGGCCAATGCCTTCGTGTCGCACGCCGGCGCATCCGACCTGGCCGTGGCCCGCAAGCAGGTTCACGTGCAGTCGCTCGTGGCAGCCTACCGATTCCTCGGCGCTCGCTGGGCCAATCTGGACCCGCTCAAGCGTCAGGAGCGCCCGGCCATTCCGGAACTGGAACCCGCGTTCTACGACCTGACCGAAGCCGACATGGACAGCGTGTACTCGGCCGAGAACACGTACTTCGGTTTCGAACAGGCCAGCCTGCGCGATCTGCTCAAGGCGCTGCGCGACACGTACTGCGGCTCGATCGGCGCCGAGTACATGTACATCAGCGATCCGGTGCAAAAGCGCTGGTGGCAGGAGCGTCTGGAGAAGGTGCGTGCAACGCCCAACTTCAGCGCCGACAAGAAGAAGCACATCCTCGAACGTCTCACGGCCGCTGAAGGCCTCGAGCGTTATCTGCACACCAAGTTCGTCGGCCAGAAGCGCTTCTCGCTCGAAGGCGGCGAATCGTTCATCGTGGCGATGGACGAGCTCGTCCACCACGCCGGTGCGAAGGGCGTGCAGGAAATCGTGATCGGCATGGCCCACCGCGGCCGTCTGAACGTGCTGGTCAACACCCTCGGCAAGATGCCGTCGGACCTGTTCGCCGAATTCGAGGGCAAGCACGTCGACGACCTGCCGGCCGGTGACGTGAAGTACCACAAGGGTTTCTCGAGCGACGTCTCGACGGGCGGTGGTCCGGTCCACCTGTCGCTGGCGTTCAACCCGTCGCACCTGGAAATCGTGAACCCGGTGGTCGAAGGCTCGGCCAAGGCCCGTATGGACCGTCGCGGCGAAGCCGACGCGGCCAGCGTGCTGCCGGTGCAAGTGCACGGCGACGCGGCATTCGCCGGTCAGGGCGTCGTGATGGAAACGCTGAACCTCGCGCAAACGCGCGGCTACGGCACGCACGGCACGGTGCACATCGTCATCAACAACCAGATCGGCTTCACCACGTCGGATCCGCGTGACGCTCGTTCGACGACGTACTGCTCGGATGTGGTCAAGATGATCGAAGCGCCGGTGCTGCACGTGAACGGCGACGATCCCGAAGCGGTCGTGCTGGCCATGCAACTGGCCCTCGAATTCCGTCAGGAATTCAAGAAGGATGCCGTGGTGGACATCGTTTGCTTCCGCAAGCTGGGTCACAACGAGCAGGACACCCCGGCGGTCACGCAGCCGCTGATGTACAAGAAGATCGCCCAGCACCCGGGCACGCGCGCGCTGTACGCCGAGAAGCTGGTCACGCAAGGCGTGATCTCGGCCGACGAGGGCGACGGCTTCGTCAAGGCCTACCGCAAGGCCATGGACGACGGCCATCACACCATCGACCCGGTGCTCTCGAACTACAAGAGCAAGTACGCCGTCGACTGGGTGCCGTTCCTGAACAAGAAGTGGACCGACGCCGGCGACACCGCCGTGCCGCTCAACGAGCTCAAGCGTCTTGCCGAGCGCATCACCACGATTCCCGCGAACTTCAAGGTTCACCCGCTCGTCGAGAAGGTCATCAAGGACCGCGAGAAGATGGGCAAGGGCGAGCAGCCGCTCGACTGGGGCATGGGCGAGCATCTGGCGTTCGCATCGCTGGTCTCGTCGGGCTTCGCCGTGCGCCTGACCGGTCAGGATTCGGGCCGCGGTACGTTCACGCACCGCCATGCCGTGCTCCACGACCAGAACCGCGAGCGTTGGAACGACGGTACGTACGTGCCGCTGCAACACGTGGCCGACGGTCAGGCCAACTTCACGGTGATCGACTCGGTGCTGTCCGAAGAGGCCGTGCTGGGCTTCGAATACGGTTACTCCACCGCCGAGCCGAACACGATGGTGCTGTGGGAAGGCCAGTTCGGTGACTTCGCCAACGGCGCTCAGGTCGTGATCGACCAGTTCATCTCGAGCGGCGAAGTGAAGTGGGGCCGCGTGTCGGGCCTGACGATGTTGCTGCCGCACGGCTATGAAGGCCAGGGTCCGGAGCACTCGTCCGCACGTATCGAGCGTTACCTGCAACTGTGCGCCGACACGAACATGCAAGTGGTCCAGCCGACCACGCCGGCACAGATCTTCCACCTGCTGCGTCGTCAGATGATCCGCCAGCTGCGCAAGCCGCTGATCGTGTTCACGCCGAAGTCGCTGCTGCGTCACAAGGAAGCCGTGAGCGACCTGTCGGAACTCGCCAAGGGTGGCTTCCAGACGGTCATCGGCGAGACCGATGCCTCGATCGACGCCAAGAAGGTCAAGCGTGTCGTTGCCTGCTCGGGTCGCCTCTACTACGACCTGATCGCCCGTCGTCGCGAAGAAAAGTCGAGCGATGTCGCGATCGTGCGCGTGGAACAGCTGTATCCGTTCCCGCACAAGGCGTTCGAGAACGAACTGAAGAAGTACGAAAACCTCGCCGAAGTGGTGTGGGCCCAGGACGAGCCGCAAAACCAGGGTCCGTGGTTCTACATCGAACACCACCTGATTGATGCGATGAGCGCGGGTCAGAAGCTGGCTTACGCGGGTCGCGCGGCTTCGGCCTCGCCTGCCGTGGGTTACTACGCCAAGCACTACGAACAGCTCAAGTCGCTGCTCGACACCGCGTTCGGTCGCCTCAAGGGCGCGACCGTGAAGCAGTAA
- the odhB gene encoding 2-oxoglutarate dehydrogenase complex dihydrolipoyllysine-residue succinyltransferase → MAIVEVKVPQFSESVSEGTLLDWKKKVGEAFAQDETVIEVETDKVVLEVPAPAAGVLVEVSAAAGDTVTSEQIIAKIDTEAKAGAAAPVAAKPAEAAAPAAAAAPAAAPAAGGASGGIASPAAAKVLAEKNLSATDVAGSGRDGRVTKGDALAAGAKPAAAATSSVPAPAPRASLPAVSAPVGRDTSLEGRPEQRVPMSRLRARIAERLLQSQQTNAILTTFNEVNMKPVMDLRNKYKDKFEKEHGVKLGFMSFFVKAAVHALKKYPAVNASIDGNDIVYHGYFDIGIAVGSPRGLVVPILRNADQMSLADIEKKIAEYGKKAADGKLSIEEMTGGTFSISNGGVFGSMLSTPIINPPQSAILGVHATKDRPVVENGEIVIRPMNYLAMSYDHRIIDGREAVLSLVAMKEALEDPARLLLDL, encoded by the coding sequence ATGGCCATTGTTGAAGTCAAAGTCCCCCAGTTTTCCGAGTCGGTTTCCGAAGGCACGCTGCTCGACTGGAAGAAGAAAGTCGGCGAAGCTTTCGCACAAGATGAAACCGTGATCGAAGTCGAGACCGACAAGGTCGTGCTCGAAGTGCCGGCGCCGGCAGCCGGCGTGCTCGTCGAGGTGAGCGCCGCAGCGGGCGATACCGTGACGTCCGAGCAGATCATCGCCAAGATCGACACCGAAGCCAAGGCAGGCGCTGCCGCCCCGGTCGCCGCCAAGCCGGCCGAAGCCGCTGCACCGGCCGCCGCCGCCGCACCGGCCGCTGCCCCCGCGGCCGGCGGCGCGTCGGGTGGCATTGCCAGCCCGGCCGCAGCCAAGGTGCTCGCCGAGAAAAACCTGTCGGCCACTGATGTGGCCGGCTCGGGCCGCGACGGCCGCGTGACCAAGGGCGACGCCCTGGCCGCCGGTGCCAAGCCGGCCGCCGCTGCCACGTCGTCGGTTCCGGCGCCGGCCCCGCGCGCCTCGCTGCCGGCCGTCTCGGCCCCGGTGGGCCGCGACACGTCGCTCGAAGGCCGTCCGGAGCAGCGCGTGCCGATGTCGCGCCTGCGCGCCCGTATCGCGGAGCGTCTGCTCCAGTCGCAACAGACCAACGCCATTCTGACCACGTTCAACGAGGTCAACATGAAGCCGGTGATGGATCTGCGCAACAAGTACAAGGACAAGTTCGAGAAGGAGCACGGCGTGAAGCTGGGCTTCATGTCGTTCTTCGTGAAGGCCGCCGTCCATGCGCTCAAGAAGTACCCGGCCGTGAACGCCTCGATCGACGGTAACGACATCGTCTATCACGGCTACTTCGACATCGGTATCGCCGTGGGCTCGCCGCGCGGTCTCGTGGTGCCGATCCTGCGCAATGCCGACCAGATGAGCCTGGCCGATATCGAGAAGAAGATTGCCGAGTACGGCAAGAAGGCTGCCGACGGCAAGCTCTCGATCGAGGAAATGACCGGCGGTACGTTCTCGATCTCGAACGGTGGGGTGTTCGGCTCGATGCTCTCGACCCCGATCATCAACCCGCCGCAGTCGGCCATCCTGGGCGTGCACGCCACGAAGGACCGCCCGGTCGTGGAAAACGGCGAGATCGTCATCCGCCCGATGAACTATCTGGCCATGAGCTACGACCACCGTATCATCGACGGCCGCGAAGCCGTGCTGAGCCTCGTCGCAATGAAGGAAGCGCTGGAAGATCCGGCTCGTCTGCTGCTCGACCTGTAA
- the lpdA gene encoding dihydrolipoyl dehydrogenase, with translation MANKEFDVVVIGAGPGGYIAAIRAAQLGFSVACVEKWTNPAGKMVLGGTCLNVGCIPSKALLASSEEFEKVGHHLADHGITTSDVKIDISKMLARKQGIVDKMTGGIEFLFKKNKITWLKGHGKFVGKTDAGVQIEVSPTQDGETETVTARNVIIATGSKARHLPGMPVDNKLISDNEGALSFDTVPKKLGVIGAGVIGLELGSVWRRLGAEVTVLEAMPEFLAAADAGVAKEAAKQFKKQGLDIHVGVKVDEVKTGKNNVTIHYTDKDGKANTLEVDRLIVSVGRVPNTDNLGLEAIGLAADQRGFIPVDDHCKTSVPNVYAIGDVVRGPMLAHKAEDEGVLVAEVIAGQKPHIDYNCIPWVIYTSPEIAWVGKTEQQLKAEGREFKPGQFPFAVNGRALGMGSSDGFVKVLADAKTDEILGVHVIGLNASDLIAEAVVAMEFKAASEDIGRICHPHPSLSEVMREAALDVEKRALNK, from the coding sequence ATGGCAAACAAAGAATTTGATGTCGTCGTCATCGGCGCCGGCCCCGGCGGTTATATCGCCGCGATCCGCGCCGCCCAACTCGGTTTCTCCGTCGCTTGCGTCGAGAAGTGGACCAACCCGGCCGGCAAGATGGTGCTGGGCGGTACCTGCCTGAACGTCGGTTGCATTCCGTCGAAGGCGCTGCTCGCCTCGTCGGAGGAGTTCGAGAAGGTCGGTCACCATCTGGCCGATCACGGTATCACCACGTCGGATGTCAAGATCGACATCTCGAAGATGCTCGCGCGCAAGCAGGGCATCGTCGACAAAATGACTGGTGGTATCGAGTTCCTGTTCAAGAAGAACAAGATCACGTGGCTCAAGGGTCACGGCAAGTTCGTCGGCAAGACCGACGCCGGTGTGCAGATCGAAGTCTCGCCGACCCAGGACGGCGAAACCGAGACGGTCACGGCCAGGAACGTGATCATTGCCACGGGTTCGAAGGCCCGTCACCTGCCGGGCATGCCGGTCGACAACAAGCTCATCTCGGATAACGAGGGCGCGCTCTCGTTCGACACCGTGCCGAAGAAGCTGGGCGTGATCGGCGCCGGTGTGATCGGTCTGGAGCTGGGTTCGGTGTGGCGCCGTCTGGGTGCCGAAGTCACCGTGCTCGAAGCCATGCCGGAATTCCTGGCTGCCGCCGACGCGGGCGTGGCCAAGGAAGCCGCGAAGCAGTTCAAGAAGCAGGGTCTGGACATTCACGTCGGCGTGAAGGTCGACGAAGTGAAGACCGGCAAGAACAACGTCACGATCCATTACACGGACAAGGACGGCAAGGCGAACACGCTGGAAGTCGACCGTCTGATCGTGTCGGTCGGCCGTGTGCCGAACACCGACAACCTCGGTCTGGAAGCCATTGGTCTGGCGGCCGATCAACGCGGTTTCATCCCCGTCGACGATCACTGCAAGACGTCGGTGCCGAACGTGTACGCCATTGGCGACGTGGTACGCGGCCCGATGCTGGCCCACAAGGCCGAAGACGAAGGCGTGCTGGTCGCCGAAGTCATCGCGGGCCAGAAGCCGCATATCGACTACAACTGCATTCCGTGGGTCATCTACACCTCGCCGGAAATCGCATGGGTCGGCAAGACCGAGCAGCAGCTCAAGGCCGAGGGCCGCGAGTTCAAGCCGGGTCAGTTCCCGTTCGCGGTCAATGGCCGTGCGCTGGGCATGGGCTCGTCGGACGGTTTCGTGAAGGTGCTGGCGGACGCCAAGACCGACGAGATCCTCGGCGTGCACGTGATCGGCCTGAACGCATCGGATCTGATCGCCGAAGCCGTGGTGGCAATGGAGTTCAAGGCCGCGTCGGAAGACATCGGCCGTATCTGCCATCCGCACCCGTCGCTGTCGGAAGTGATGCGTGAAGCGGCGCTCGATGTCGAGAAGCGCGCACTGAACAAGTAA
- the zapE gene encoding cell division protein ZapE: protein MNVREYYQQELAARGYKPDEAQERAVDRLQQCYDEWAAYKSRRSNTLKKWLVHPELPKGVYLWGGVGRGKSFLMDSFYSVVPLQRKTRLHFHEFMREVHHQLQALKGLPDPLDELARRIAKRYRLICFDEFHVSDVADAMILHRLLAELFKNGVQFVMTSNYRPDTLYPDGLHRDRVLPAIKLLEDRLDVLNVDAGIDYRRRTLAQVQVYHYPLGNEANRALRAAFSEIAGVPDESPLLHIEQRELKALRRAGGVVWFDFHTLCGGPRSQNDYLELANRFHTVVLSDVPRMTPRMASEARRFTWLVDVFYDHKVKLLISAEVPPEALYTEGTLANEFTRTVSRLVEMQSREYLEAPRRVVDTSLT from the coding sequence ATGAACGTTCGCGAATACTACCAACAAGAGCTCGCCGCGCGCGGCTACAAGCCCGACGAGGCGCAGGAGCGCGCCGTCGATCGTCTGCAACAATGCTACGACGAATGGGCGGCATACAAGTCCCGTCGCTCGAATACCCTCAAGAAGTGGCTCGTGCATCCGGAACTGCCCAAGGGGGTTTACCTGTGGGGCGGGGTGGGGCGCGGCAAGAGCTTCCTGATGGACAGCTTCTACTCGGTGGTGCCGCTCCAGCGCAAGACGCGGCTGCACTTTCACGAGTTCATGCGCGAAGTGCACCACCAGTTGCAGGCGCTTAAGGGCTTGCCCGATCCGCTCGACGAACTGGCCAGGCGCATCGCCAAGCGATACCGCCTGATTTGTTTTGACGAATTTCACGTGTCCGATGTGGCCGACGCCATGATCCTGCACCGGTTGCTCGCCGAGTTGTTCAAGAACGGGGTGCAGTTCGTGATGACGTCCAACTATCGTCCCGACACGTTGTATCCCGACGGTCTGCACCGCGACCGTGTGCTGCCGGCGATCAAATTGCTGGAAGACCGGCTCGACGTGCTCAACGTGGATGCCGGCATCGATTACCGCCGTCGCACGCTGGCGCAGGTGCAGGTGTATCACTACCCCCTCGGCAACGAGGCCAACCGTGCGCTGCGCGCGGCGTTCAGCGAGATTGCCGGTGTGCCCGACGAAAGCCCGCTGCTGCATATCGAGCAACGCGAGCTGAAGGCGCTGCGCCGCGCGGGTGGCGTGGTGTGGTTCGATTTCCATACGCTGTGTGGCGGTCCGCGTTCGCAGAACGACTATCTTGAACTGGCCAACCGCTTCCACACCGTGGTGCTCTCGGACGTACCTCGCATGACGCCGCGCATGGCGTCGGAGGCGCGACGCTTCACGTGGCTCGTCGACGTTTTCTACGACCATAAGGTGAAGCTGCTCATTTCCGCCGAAGTGCCGCCCGAGGCGCTTTACACGGAAGGTACGCTCGCCAACGAGTTCACGCGCACGGTGTCGCGCCTGGTGGAAATGCAGTCGCGCGAATATCTCGAGGCCCCGCGGCGCGTGGTGGACACTTCGCTGACCTGA
- a CDS encoding DUF2939 domain-containing protein, translated as MRKLSIVTTCVVTVVVVVGLLFGTPYYTLWRAREAANARDADTLSSYVDYPAVRDSLKTSLHDQMARQMDKQRSNPLGALALALGGWVSDRVVEALLTPEAVAAMLRGDSTGLPPAPGAPAPDQVAPQAPPTSPAPQAPQAPQQPSGTPPPSDAPSNGGGPQGADTAPPRTTTRTEFQDFNHFLVHVSRSDRPERVVTFTLTRRNLVQWRLSAIALPPL; from the coding sequence ATGCGTAAGCTGTCGATCGTCACGACCTGCGTCGTGACCGTGGTTGTAGTGGTGGGGCTGCTGTTCGGCACACCGTATTACACGCTGTGGCGTGCGCGCGAAGCCGCGAACGCCCGCGATGCCGACACGCTCTCGTCGTACGTCGATTACCCCGCCGTGCGCGACAGCCTGAAGACGAGCCTGCACGATCAAATGGCGCGTCAGATGGACAAACAGCGCAGCAATCCACTGGGTGCACTGGCGCTGGCACTTGGCGGTTGGGTGTCAGATCGGGTGGTCGAGGCATTGCTCACGCCCGAGGCCGTTGCCGCGATGCTGCGCGGTGACAGTACCGGCCTGCCGCCTGCACCAGGCGCTCCGGCCCCGGACCAGGTGGCGCCTCAAGCACCTCCGACATCCCCAGCACCCCAGGCACCCCAGGCACCGCAGCAACCGTCCGGTACGCCGCCGCCTTCCGACGCGCCGTCCAATGGTGGGGGGCCGCAAGGTGCGGACACCGCCCCGCCGCGAACGACGACGCGCACCGAGTTCCAGGATTTCAACCACTTCCTCGTGCACGTGTCGCGCAGCGACCGCCCCGAGCGCGTGGTGACGTTTACGCTCACCCGGCGCAATCTCGTGCAGTGGCGCCTGAGCGCCATCGCGCTGCCGCCGCTGTAA
- a CDS encoding DUF2147 domain-containing protein: MSATVTPAFADTLSPVGVWRIVDETGDPKALIVISERDGQYVGTLVRSLGRRDALERRCDGCTDDRKGKKLQDMEIIRGLRKDGDEYTGGKILDPDSGSEYGCKIRVVDGGKKLEVRGYFGISLLGRTQTWIREP, encoded by the coding sequence ATGAGCGCGACCGTGACACCGGCGTTCGCGGACACGCTTTCGCCGGTCGGGGTGTGGCGCATCGTCGACGAGACCGGCGACCCGAAGGCGCTGATCGTCATCTCCGAGCGCGACGGCCAGTATGTGGGGACGCTTGTCAGGAGTCTCGGGCGACGCGATGCGCTCGAGCGTCGCTGTGATGGCTGCACCGACGACCGCAAGGGCAAGAAGCTCCAGGACATGGAGATCATTCGCGGCCTGCGCAAGGACGGTGACGAATACACCGGAGGGAAGATTCTCGATCCGGACAGCGGCAGCGAATACGGCTGCAAGATCCGCGTGGTGGACGGCGGAAAAAAGCTCGAAGTTCGAGGTTATTTCGGCATCTCCTTGCTGGGCCGCACACAGACGTGGATTCGCGAGCCTTAG
- a CDS encoding DUF2147 domain-containing protein has translation MKQISNATSWRRLGAHALVAVALLGGVAKAAMAADNNSPVGVWKTIDDNTGKPKALVTISEQNGQLVGVITKGLGPNDDPERICTKCTDERKDQKMLGMQIIRGMQKDGDTYDGGTILDPENGKVYKCKMTVKDDGQKLDVRGYIGISLLGRTQTWEREQ, from the coding sequence ATGAAGCAGATCTCGAATGCAACGTCGTGGCGACGTTTGGGTGCTCACGCGCTTGTCGCCGTGGCGTTGCTCGGCGGCGTTGCCAAAGCGGCCATGGCGGCCGACAACAACTCGCCTGTCGGCGTATGGAAGACGATCGACGACAACACCGGCAAGCCGAAGGCCCTCGTCACGATCTCGGAGCAGAATGGCCAGCTCGTGGGCGTGATCACCAAGGGATTGGGGCCGAACGACGATCCGGAGCGCATCTGCACGAAGTGCACGGACGAGCGCAAGGACCAGAAGATGCTCGGCATGCAGATCATTCGCGGCATGCAAAAGGACGGCGATACCTACGACGGCGGCACCATTCTCGATCCGGAGAACGGCAAGGTCTACAAGTGCAAGATGACCGTGAAGGACGATGGCCAGAAGCTCGACGTGCGTGGCTATATCGGCATTTCGCTGTTGGGCCGCACGCAGACCTGGGAACGCGAGCAGTAA